In Sphingobium sp. B2D3C, a genomic segment contains:
- a CDS encoding DUF3489 domain-containing protein has product MTRLNDLQLVLLSAAAQRDDGSLLPPPDHLADQAGRIRKVIPPLIKRGLVEEAATSDLPKVWREEGDDRFALVITQAGRAAIGLDSEQNAQAETVATAAVVTPPNRTRSKSEQVLDLLRRAEGASLDELVGMTGWLPHSTRAPLTGLRKKGHGITLDKSGERACYRLVESAAA; this is encoded by the coding sequence ATGACCAGGCTCAACGATCTGCAACTCGTCCTGCTGTCCGCTGCTGCCCAGCGGGATGATGGCAGCTTGCTGCCACCGCCCGATCACCTCGCCGATCAGGCAGGCCGGATCCGCAAGGTCATCCCGCCGCTGATCAAGCGCGGACTGGTCGAGGAAGCCGCGACCTCCGATCTGCCCAAGGTCTGGCGGGAAGAGGGTGATGATCGCTTCGCGCTTGTCATTACGCAAGCGGGCCGTGCCGCGATCGGCCTGGACAGCGAGCAGAATGCTCAGGCTGAGACTGTTGCTACCGCGGCCGTCGTCACGCCACCGAACCGCACACGGTCAAAATCAGAGCAGGTGCTGGATCTGCTCCGCCGCGCCGAGGGCGCATCGCTTGATGAGCTGGTCGGCATGACCGGCTGGCTGCCGCACAGCACCCGCGCGCCGCTCACCGGCCTGCGCAAGAAGGGCCATGGGATCACGCTGGACAAGAGCGGTGAGCGCGCCTGCTATCGTCTGGTCGAAAGCGCTGCGGCATGA
- a CDS encoding transporter has protein sequence MLGGALAASPAWAQPTGTALPQSSKASPELKQALSLIARQQQQLEAQEARIRALEQRLAMDAQPSGATAAPSAANPPQTVQSASNAAPPPRAPNGAPQTPAGPVGEAPPDIDRPPEVAVLGEQGSVVTRRGQLTAELQLDYARADRNRALFRGIEVVESVLVGVFDINESRQDVLTASAGLRYGLLGNVEIGARLPFVYRNDKSVLAPIQGTTGDPDAATIDSSTSGRGIGDLELSARYQLSSARGGWPFLIGNLQVVVPTGTDPFDISRDTLGRATRAATGSGFWGVTPSLTAILPSDPAVLFGSIGYTRNFGHGVDTVIPPVRITYVKPGDAISVSMGIGVSLNQRTSFNLGYAHSWSFGTRTTQRLLMPTMDWGDPQVQTARDLQIGRLLFGVSYRATDRTTLNWSVEVGATEDATDLRTVLRIPFVLSRGR, from the coding sequence ATGCTTGGCGGCGCACTGGCTGCATCACCGGCATGGGCCCAGCCAACGGGCACCGCGCTGCCACAGTCGAGCAAAGCCAGCCCCGAACTGAAGCAGGCGCTCAGCCTCATCGCCCGGCAGCAGCAGCAGTTGGAAGCGCAGGAGGCGCGTATTCGCGCGCTGGAGCAGCGCCTTGCCATGGATGCGCAACCAAGTGGCGCAACGGCGGCGCCATCGGCAGCAAATCCGCCGCAAACTGTCCAGTCCGCCAGCAACGCTGCCCCGCCGCCGCGCGCGCCCAATGGTGCGCCCCAGACCCCGGCTGGCCCCGTGGGGGAAGCGCCACCGGATATCGATCGCCCGCCCGAGGTCGCGGTGCTGGGAGAGCAAGGCAGCGTCGTGACCCGGCGCGGTCAGCTCACCGCCGAGCTTCAGCTCGATTATGCGCGGGCCGACCGCAACCGTGCGCTTTTCCGCGGCATCGAAGTGGTGGAGTCCGTGCTCGTTGGCGTGTTCGACATCAACGAGAGCCGGCAGGACGTGCTCACGGCATCCGCCGGCCTGCGTTATGGGCTCCTCGGCAATGTCGAGATCGGCGCCCGTCTTCCGTTCGTCTATCGCAATGACAAGTCGGTGCTGGCCCCGATTCAGGGCACGACGGGCGATCCCGATGCGGCGACCATCGATAGCAGTACCAGCGGCCGGGGGATTGGCGACCTTGAGCTGTCGGCGCGCTATCAGCTGAGCTCTGCGCGTGGCGGCTGGCCGTTCCTGATCGGCAATTTGCAGGTTGTGGTGCCCACCGGCACCGACCCGTTCGACATCTCTCGGGATACGCTGGGCCGCGCGACCCGTGCGGCCACGGGGTCCGGCTTCTGGGGTGTGACGCCGAGCCTGACCGCAATTCTGCCCAGTGACCCCGCCGTCCTGTTCGGCTCCATTGGCTACACCCGCAATTTCGGTCACGGGGTCGATACGGTCATCCCGCCGGTGCGTATCACCTATGTGAAGCCGGGAGACGCGATATCCGTCAGCATGGGGATCGGCGTATCATTGAACCAACGCACCTCGTTCAACCTGGGTTATGCGCACAGCTGGTCCTTCGGCACGCGCACCACGCAGCGCCTGCTGATGCCCACGATGGACTGGGGCGACCCGCAGGTGCAGACGGCGCGCGATCTCCAGATCGGCCGCCTGCTGTTCGGCGTAAGCTACCGCGCGACGGACCGCACGACGCTGAACTGGTCGGTCGAGGTGGGGGCGACCGAAGACGCCACCGATCTGCGCACGGTGCTGCGCATCCCGTTCGTGTTGTCGAGGGGCAGGTGA
- a CDS encoding helix-turn-helix transcriptional regulator: protein MVTISKTEVAADHIFAEPDGGRPIDQDGQSDRVADDLDWILSKFAGRVFADEAVLSLHRDDNSPELLARVSPNRALLSDPHLAVAIACQDTDALHYTGQGARVAWHELTQVEEAKRAMTLAVAEHGGLRLILTALYRHANMVQRLAAEQMAKKLQPVLAGYFRLWLHARSQQRALIAYKSALDLSDVAIIILDGHGAVIGENAVATLMFQKRDVVHKSRYSLVAVNRGETTKLHAAMDHASHDGEAVLISLSRKNYRRPLMALLSPTFTRPEISADPSFVLCIYDSDTDVTLALQRCCDAYRLTKTEGQLVHHLVCGLALNDAAARMKIAEATARSYLKQIFGKTATHRQSDLIRVMLSSIARTSLGHFSAL, encoded by the coding sequence ATGGTCACAATATCGAAGACCGAGGTGGCTGCAGACCACATATTTGCAGAACCGGACGGTGGGCGCCCGATCGATCAGGACGGACAATCTGACCGGGTTGCAGACGATCTGGACTGGATACTAAGCAAGTTCGCCGGTCGCGTCTTTGCGGACGAGGCGGTTCTTTCCCTTCATCGCGACGACAACAGCCCAGAGCTGCTTGCGCGAGTGAGCCCCAATCGCGCCCTGCTCTCCGATCCGCACTTGGCGGTGGCGATCGCCTGCCAAGATACCGACGCGCTTCATTACACCGGCCAAGGTGCGCGTGTTGCTTGGCACGAACTGACGCAGGTCGAGGAAGCGAAGCGTGCGATGACCTTGGCCGTGGCAGAACATGGCGGGCTGCGCCTGATCCTCACGGCGCTTTACCGCCATGCCAACATGGTCCAGCGGCTCGCCGCCGAACAGATGGCCAAGAAGCTGCAGCCCGTGCTTGCGGGCTATTTTCGTCTCTGGCTGCATGCGCGAAGCCAGCAGCGCGCCTTGATCGCCTATAAGTCGGCGCTCGACCTGAGCGACGTGGCGATTATCATTCTTGACGGCCATGGCGCGGTGATCGGCGAGAATGCCGTCGCCACGCTGATGTTCCAGAAGCGGGATGTGGTGCACAAGTCGCGCTATTCGCTTGTTGCCGTCAATCGCGGCGAGACCACCAAGCTGCACGCGGCCATGGACCATGCGTCGCACGATGGCGAAGCGGTGCTGATCAGCCTGAGCCGGAAGAATTATCGCCGGCCTCTCATGGCCCTTTTATCGCCGACATTCACGCGCCCGGAAATTTCCGCGGATCCTTCTTTCGTCCTGTGCATTTATGATTCGGACACGGACGTAACCCTGGCGCTCCAGCGCTGTTGCGACGCCTATCGCCTCACCAAGACCGAGGGTCAGCTGGTCCACCATCTGGTTTGCGGCCTCGCACTGAATGATGCTGCCGCCCGGATGAAAATCGCGGAGGCCACCGCGCGAAGTTATTTGAAACAAATCTTCGGAAAAACGGCCACCCATCGGCAATCTGATCTTATCAGGGTGATGTTATCGAGCATTGCTCGAACATCATTGGGTCATTTTTCCGCCCTCTGA
- a CDS encoding CBS domain-containing protein, whose product MCARCCASRSCCRGAGDAAESSWRDDRIFGSTARHRSYPGIDEEGRLLGLVSRSDALRWQVESAPGDVALSDVVSDASQPFTTAQAPVGVVADLMVATGVGRVPIIDPITSKVIGILSRHDLLKARRIGNEAKRTRGR is encoded by the coding sequence ATCTGCGCACGGTGCTGCGCATCCCGTTCGTGTTGTCGAGGGGCAGGTGACGCCGCGGAAAGTAGTTGGCGAGACGATCGCATTTTCGGGAGCACGGCCAGGCACCGCAGCTATCCAGGGATAGATGAAGAAGGGCGGTTGCTCGGTCTGGTATCGAGATCCGACGCGCTGCGCTGGCAAGTTGAAAGCGCACCGGGAGACGTGGCTTTGTCTGATGTCGTTTCGGATGCGTCACAGCCCTTTACAACCGCGCAGGCACCGGTTGGTGTGGTGGCCGATCTCATGGTCGCGACGGGCGTCGGGCGTGTTCCGATCATCGACCCGATCACCAGCAAGGTGATCGGTATTCTATCGCGACACGATTTGTTGAAGGCGCGACGGATCGGAAATGAGGCGAAACGCACCCGTGGCCGTTAA
- a CDS encoding multidrug efflux RND transporter permease subunit, with amino-acid sequence MSAANARMSFSHFFIARPIFACALSLFILLVGIISYWRLPVDQYPKISPPVVSVTAVYPGASAEVMADTVAAPLEQQINGVDNTLYVSSTAIADGRVTINISFQIGTDPDLAQVQVQNRVQTALPQLPQEVQNLGVTVRKAQNDTLMIVHMLSTSPSIDREYLANYATMQVRERLLRLPGVGDVGTFASRDYAMRIWIDPDKAAARDLTVQEILAALRGNNIQLAAGTVGGAQMSQNPGPTQYNLNVQSKLNQPKEFEQIIVKRDAQGRVTRIGDIARVELGAQTYSINAYLDQGEAYPLSVSQASGGNALQTANAVRETMKELAKSFPPGISYRIVFNPSQYISDSVNKLRDTMVEAVILVVIVVILFLQSWRTAIIPLLAIPISLVGTFAVMAAAGFSLNNLSLFGLVLSIGIVVDDAIVVVENAERHIRAGVSPREAAYRTMNEVGRALIGIALVLVAVFVPTAFMGGVTGQFYKQFALTVTAATVISLIVSLTLSPALCALLLRQHDSVPPRTAIVRCLHRSGERFTMMFDRFGQSYGRLTRRLLRMMGLVFILYIGLLLLTGWRLYDTPRGFVPQQDQSLAVVAINLPTGASLARTDAVVRQAIDVMLETPGVQAASVYAGVDAMGMSVQSSAGQLYAIMEPFSERLPKGLTADVIVADLRKRFSSMTEADIRLIMPPPVRGLGTAGGFRLMVEDRGGHGYAALDAVTRDLAAAAAEEPAISQSFTNFNMRSPRIAVEVDRDKAEMLGVESQDVYAALQTYMAGSYVNNITLLGHSFQVIAQADPAYRENADLLGQIKTRSASGTMVPLDAVAKLTPSTGPYRVQRYNLYPSTDIQGEAAPGYSSGEAMEAMERIAAQRLPAGFGFEWTDLAYQQRVAGGSGELAFGLAIIFVFIALAAFYESLTLPLAIIMIIPLCLLSAILGVNLRGEDNNILTQIGMVVLIGLAAKNAILIVEFARQAEDEGLSCREAAIIAARIRLRPILMTSFAFIAGVVPLAFATGAGAELRQALGTAVFYGMIGLTLLGLIFAPIFYVACRMLGDRVSGTMERRRARRDLDVSDTAVEKISRE; translated from the coding sequence GTGAGCGCCGCCAACGCGCGGATGAGCTTCTCGCATTTCTTCATCGCGCGACCCATCTTTGCTTGCGCCTTGTCGCTGTTTATTCTGCTCGTCGGCATCATTAGCTATTGGCGCTTGCCGGTCGACCAATATCCAAAAATCTCGCCGCCGGTGGTCAGCGTCACCGCCGTCTATCCCGGCGCCTCTGCCGAGGTTATGGCGGACACCGTTGCAGCCCCACTGGAGCAACAGATCAATGGCGTGGACAACACGCTGTATGTGAGTTCGACCGCGATTGCGGATGGCCGCGTGACGATCAACATCAGCTTCCAGATCGGCACCGATCCTGATTTGGCGCAGGTGCAGGTGCAGAACCGCGTGCAGACCGCGCTGCCCCAGCTGCCGCAGGAAGTGCAAAATCTCGGCGTGACGGTGCGCAAGGCGCAGAACGACACACTGATGATCGTCCACATGCTGTCGACTTCACCCAGTATCGATCGCGAATATCTCGCCAACTACGCAACCATGCAGGTGCGCGAACGGCTGCTCCGCCTGCCCGGCGTGGGCGATGTCGGAACATTCGCTTCACGTGATTATGCCATGCGCATCTGGATCGACCCGGACAAGGCAGCCGCGCGCGACCTGACCGTGCAAGAGATATTGGCGGCGCTGCGCGGCAACAATATCCAGCTTGCGGCGGGAACGGTTGGCGGCGCGCAAATGAGCCAGAATCCCGGCCCTACCCAATATAATCTGAATGTTCAGAGCAAGCTCAACCAGCCCAAAGAGTTCGAGCAAATCATCGTCAAACGCGATGCGCAAGGGCGCGTCACCCGCATCGGCGACATTGCGCGGGTGGAGCTGGGCGCACAGACCTATTCGATCAACGCCTATCTCGATCAGGGAGAAGCCTATCCCCTAAGTGTTTCGCAGGCATCGGGCGGCAATGCACTCCAGACGGCCAACGCCGTTCGCGAGACGATGAAGGAACTCGCCAAGAGTTTCCCGCCCGGCATTTCCTACCGGATCGTATTCAACCCCAGCCAATATATCAGCGATTCCGTGAACAAGTTACGCGACACGATGGTCGAGGCGGTCATTCTCGTTGTGATCGTCGTCATATTGTTCCTGCAAAGCTGGCGCACCGCCATCATCCCGTTGTTGGCCATACCCATCTCGCTAGTCGGCACCTTCGCTGTCATGGCGGCGGCGGGCTTCTCGCTCAACAACCTCTCGCTGTTCGGGCTGGTTCTTTCCATCGGGATCGTGGTGGATGATGCCATCGTCGTGGTGGAAAATGCCGAGCGCCATATTCGCGCAGGCGTTTCCCCGCGCGAGGCGGCGTATCGGACTATGAATGAGGTGGGGCGCGCGCTCATCGGCATCGCGCTGGTGCTGGTGGCCGTGTTCGTGCCGACCGCCTTCATGGGCGGCGTCACGGGGCAATTCTACAAGCAGTTCGCACTGACGGTGACCGCCGCAACCGTCATCTCGCTCATCGTGTCGCTTACCCTCTCGCCCGCCCTGTGCGCGCTGCTACTGCGCCAGCATGACAGTGTCCCGCCGCGCACCGCCATCGTGCGTTGCCTGCACCGGAGCGGCGAGCGCTTTACGATGATGTTTGACCGCTTCGGTCAAAGCTATGGCAGGCTCACACGGCGCTTGCTGCGTATGATGGGCCTCGTCTTCATCCTCTATATCGGCTTGCTGTTGCTCACCGGTTGGCGGCTCTATGACACGCCGCGCGGTTTCGTGCCTCAGCAGGATCAGAGCCTCGCCGTCGTCGCGATCAATCTGCCGACCGGCGCCAGCCTTGCACGCACCGATGCCGTCGTGCGGCAGGCCATCGATGTCATGCTGGAGACACCGGGCGTTCAGGCAGCCTCCGTCTATGCGGGCGTGGATGCGATGGGCATGTCCGTCCAGTCCAGCGCCGGACAGCTTTATGCCATCATGGAGCCGTTCAGCGAGCGGTTGCCCAAGGGACTGACCGCGGACGTCATCGTCGCCGACCTGCGCAAGCGCTTCTCGAGCATGACCGAGGCGGACATTCGTCTCATCATGCCGCCACCGGTGCGCGGCCTTGGCACGGCGGGCGGCTTCCGCCTCATGGTGGAGGACCGTGGCGGGCACGGCTACGCGGCGCTCGATGCTGTGACACGCGATCTCGCCGCGGCGGCCGCTGAAGAGCCCGCCATTTCCCAGAGCTTCACTAATTTCAACATGCGCAGCCCGCGCATCGCGGTGGAGGTGGACCGCGATAAGGCCGAGATGCTCGGTGTGGAAAGCCAGGATGTTTATGCCGCGCTCCAGACCTACATGGCGGGCTCCTACGTCAACAACATTACCCTGCTTGGCCATAGCTTCCAGGTGATTGCGCAAGCGGACCCGGCCTATCGGGAGAATGCGGACCTGCTGGGGCAGATAAAAACGCGCTCGGCGTCCGGCACGATGGTCCCGCTCGACGCGGTCGCTAAGCTCACGCCCTCGACCGGGCCGTATCGCGTTCAGCGCTACAATCTCTATCCATCGACCGATATTCAGGGCGAGGCAGCGCCGGGCTATTCCTCCGGCGAGGCGATGGAAGCGATGGAACGGATCGCCGCTCAGCGCCTCCCCGCGGGCTTTGGCTTCGAGTGGACGGACTTGGCCTATCAGCAGCGTGTTGCGGGAGGCAGCGGTGAACTTGCCTTCGGGCTGGCGATCATCTTCGTGTTCATCGCGCTAGCGGCATTTTATGAGAGCCTGACGCTGCCGCTCGCGATCATCATGATCATACCGCTCTGCCTGCTCTCCGCCATTCTGGGCGTGAACCTGCGAGGCGAGGACAATAATATTCTCACGCAGATCGGCATGGTGGTGCTGATTGGCCTTGCGGCGAAAAACGCAATTCTGATCGTGGAATTTGCACGCCAGGCCGAGGATGAGGGCCTGTCCTGCCGGGAAGCCGCGATCATCGCCGCGCGCATCCGCCTGCGTCCGATCCTCATGACCTCCTTCGCATTCATCGCCGGCGTGGTCCCCCTCGCTTTTGCCACAGGCGCCGGTGCGGAATTGCGCCAAGCGCTGGGAACAGCCGTCTTCTACGGGATGATCGGCCTGACCCTGCTCGGCCTCATCTTTGCGCCAATCTTCTATGTGGCCTGCAGGATGCTCGGCGACCGGGTTTCAGGCACAATGGAGCGTCGACGCGCAAGACGCGATCTTGATGTGTCTGACACTGCTGTTGAGAAGATCTCGCGGGAGTGA
- a CDS encoding efflux RND transporter periplasmic adaptor subunit → MRGSHSAVARPEEWHGRRIAISQFPRNQRTFLIAFALHALAACSEKAPPPPPTPQVIIAKPFSRNVADWVDYAGRFEAVDAIDVRPRVSGLLQSVHFKDGQSVTRGQLLFTLDQRPFAARLAQARAGVARAQAALARTSADYKRATALIGDGFISQSLVDTRLADWEQAAAELANARAVAQAASLDLSFTRITAPASGRASYRRLAAGNLVSAEQTLLTTIMTQNPMRFVFDAPERAFLQFRRARESGAVVRIRLEDETEFNWAGQIEMLDNALDRSSGTIRGQALVQNPTGLLTPGMFGRMRWTLGAPSPALLVPEKAIIVDQTRPTVFVVGKDGLIAQRIVELGNIADGLRVIRSGLAPGEQVVIAGMQRARVGQKVVAKLGKIEPERPAPGATK, encoded by the coding sequence ATGAGGGGGAGCCACAGCGCGGTAGCGCGACCTGAGGAATGGCATGGCCGCAGGATTGCTATCTCGCAGTTCCCCCGCAACCAGCGCACTTTTCTAATCGCTTTTGCCCTTCACGCTTTGGCTGCCTGCTCGGAAAAAGCGCCACCGCCGCCGCCTACACCGCAAGTTATTATCGCAAAACCCTTCAGCCGCAATGTGGCCGATTGGGTCGATTATGCAGGACGTTTTGAAGCGGTGGACGCCATCGATGTGCGTCCGCGAGTCTCTGGCTTGCTGCAATCGGTTCACTTCAAGGACGGGCAGTCCGTCACGCGCGGACAATTGCTCTTCACGCTCGATCAACGGCCCTTCGCCGCAAGACTGGCGCAAGCTCGCGCCGGCGTCGCCCGTGCGCAAGCGGCGCTCGCCAGAACCTCGGCTGATTATAAGCGCGCGACGGCCCTGATCGGCGATGGCTTCATCAGCCAGTCCCTGGTCGATACCCGCCTTGCTGATTGGGAGCAGGCGGCCGCTGAGCTGGCCAACGCCCGCGCCGTCGCTCAGGCCGCATCGCTGGATCTCTCGTTCACGCGCATCACGGCGCCAGCAAGCGGGCGGGCATCCTATCGCAGGCTTGCAGCAGGCAATCTGGTCTCGGCCGAGCAGACCTTGCTCACCACCATCATGACACAGAACCCCATGCGCTTTGTGTTCGATGCGCCGGAGCGTGCTTTCCTGCAATTCCGCCGGGCTCGTGAGAGTGGCGCTGTCGTGCGGATCCGCCTTGAGGATGAAACCGAGTTCAATTGGGCCGGTCAGATCGAGATGCTGGACAATGCGCTCGATCGAAGCTCCGGCACCATCCGCGGACAAGCGCTCGTACAGAACCCCACCGGCTTGCTCACCCCCGGCATGTTTGGAAGGATGCGCTGGACTTTGGGCGCGCCTAGCCCTGCACTGCTTGTTCCAGAGAAGGCGATCATTGTCGATCAGACCCGTCCGACCGTATTCGTCGTCGGCAAGGATGGTCTGATTGCCCAGCGCATTGTGGAGCTGGGCAATATAGCGGACGGCCTGCGGGTGATCCGCAGCGGCCTCGCGCCCGGCGAGCAGGTCGTCATCGCCGGCATGCAGCGCGCGCGAGTGGGGCAGAAGGTCGTCGCCAAGCTAGGCAAGATCGAACCTGAGCGGCCCGCACCGGGAGCGACCAAGTGA
- a CDS encoding alpha/beta hydrolase family protein, with product MALFEYFPNYIWNLSVAIALESGGRIGEIVDMCQPIKDAAASGADAGTPQFMAQWVRVADTLVSLADEDIAKGRAISASEKLERAALYLLVAERMQGHGSPGREETYARALSIFAQSTDLGKINRERVEIPLGDGSMMSALYTRAPGEGPRPVVVYCNGLDSCKELLYWSRLPEALARRGVSTLCVDQPGTGEALRLHNLPVDPHSENWASKAVDWLETQPDADPKRIGMTGISLGGHFAPRAVAFEPRFASGACWGANHNWREVQDKRIRREGENPVPHYWAHVFWAFGATDMEDFLAKSEEMNLNGRMDGVRVPFLVTHGAHDRQISVEYAHDCYAQLVNSPRRELKIFTEREGGVEHVGADNMSYGRDYIADWFAETLGGHTG from the coding sequence GTGGCGTTGTTCGAATATTTCCCCAACTACATCTGGAACCTCTCGGTCGCCATCGCGCTGGAGAGCGGCGGGCGCATCGGCGAAATCGTGGATATGTGCCAGCCGATCAAGGATGCCGCCGCCAGCGGCGCTGACGCCGGTACGCCGCAGTTCATGGCGCAATGGGTACGCGTGGCGGATACGCTGGTCAGCCTCGCCGATGAGGATATCGCCAAGGGCCGGGCCATCTCGGCATCCGAGAAGCTGGAGCGGGCTGCGCTCTACCTGCTCGTCGCGGAGCGGATGCAGGGCCATGGCTCCCCGGGGCGCGAGGAAACCTACGCCCGGGCGCTGTCGATCTTCGCCCAATCGACCGATCTCGGCAAGATCAACCGCGAACGGGTGGAGATCCCGCTCGGCGATGGCAGCATGATGTCGGCGCTCTACACGCGGGCGCCCGGCGAGGGGCCGCGGCCGGTGGTCGTCTACTGCAATGGCCTCGATAGCTGCAAGGAACTGCTCTACTGGTCGCGCCTGCCCGAGGCGCTGGCCCGACGCGGTGTCTCCACGCTCTGCGTCGATCAGCCCGGCACCGGCGAGGCGCTGCGGCTGCACAATCTGCCGGTCGATCCGCACAGCGAAAACTGGGCATCAAAAGCCGTCGACTGGCTGGAGACCCAGCCGGATGCCGACCCCAAGCGCATCGGCATGACGGGCATCTCGCTCGGCGGCCACTTCGCGCCGCGCGCCGTCGCCTTCGAGCCGCGCTTCGCCAGCGGTGCCTGCTGGGGCGCCAACCACAATTGGCGGGAAGTGCAGGACAAGCGCATCCGCCGCGAAGGCGAGAACCCCGTACCGCACTACTGGGCGCATGTGTTCTGGGCATTCGGTGCGACAGACATGGAGGATTTCCTCGCTAAATCCGAGGAGATGAACCTCAATGGCCGCATGGATGGCGTGCGCGTGCCCTTCCTGGTCACCCACGGCGCACATGACCGCCAAATCAGCGTGGAATATGCCCATGACTGCTACGCGCAACTGGTCAACAGCCCCCGGCGCGAACTCAAGATCTTCACCGAGCGCGAAGGCGGGGTGGAGCATGTCGGCGCCGACAATATGTCTTACGGGCGCGATTATATTGCTGACTGGTTCGCCGAGACGCTGGGTGGCCACACAGGTTGA
- a CDS encoding C39 family peptidase, translating into MLLAALMLLSGCSAQVSGGPTFQLGAAGLGDVTPPVTSFEDRRFLTVVRQQFDFSCGSAALATLLTYHYRRSRAEADVFNGMWRVGDRAQITRLGFSLLDMKRYLANAGLSADGYKVSLDQVAAAGVPGIALIEANGYRHFVVVKGISAEELLIGDPALGLRTMSRPAFQRAWNGIYFVIGEDTAVGRSAFNGDRQWAAFSRAPVGAAFVQPLSQQALALTAPFMRDF; encoded by the coding sequence ATGCTCCTTGCCGCACTCATGCTGCTCTCCGGCTGCAGTGCGCAGGTGAGCGGAGGGCCGACGTTCCAGCTCGGAGCGGCGGGTCTCGGCGATGTCACGCCGCCTGTCACGTCGTTCGAGGACCGGCGTTTTTTGACGGTCGTTCGGCAGCAATTTGATTTCAGTTGCGGTTCGGCTGCGCTCGCCACGTTGCTGACTTATCATTATCGCCGGAGCAGGGCGGAAGCCGACGTGTTCAACGGCATGTGGCGCGTGGGAGACCGCGCGCAGATTACCCGGCTCGGCTTTTCGTTGCTCGACATGAAGCGCTATCTTGCCAATGCCGGCCTCAGCGCGGACGGATACAAGGTCTCGCTCGACCAAGTCGCTGCGGCAGGCGTGCCCGGCATCGCGTTGATCGAGGCGAACGGCTATCGCCATTTCGTCGTGGTCAAAGGCATCAGCGCGGAGGAGCTGCTGATCGGAGATCCGGCGCTCGGTCTGCGCACCATGTCGCGACCCGCGTTCCAGCGCGCTTGGAACGGCATTTATTTCGTGATCGGCGAGGATACTGCGGTGGGGCGCAGCGCCTTTAATGGGGATCGGCAGTGGGCGGCCTTCTCCCGCGCACCGGTCGGCGCCGCATTCGTTCAGCCGCTCAGCCAGCAAGCACTGGCTTTGACTGCGCCCTTCATGAGGGACTTCTAG
- a CDS encoding VOC family protein codes for MSRVTEIRYVGYAVTDFATESSFYEGQWGLERVPSDDGMAWFKTQGHDEHHVVRLRPSEENRVDVIALAADSRADVDALCERVRASAAKLVSEPQDLTTPGGGYGFRFFTPDGLLIEVSSDVARGEAREITRWEGLPVKISHIVLHSPDHQAAVRFFCDVLGFKVSDWLGDFMCFLRCNSAHHRIALLPGPPCLNHVAYDMTDVDGMMAGISRLKQNKTDIRWGPGRHTAGDNTFSYFVTPSGFAVEYTAELEDVDFETHEPKVHVPAPRVMDQWGIGVGGPQTMPHPEANPGLFVAVEA; via the coding sequence ATGAGCCGCGTCACTGAAATTCGCTATGTCGGCTATGCCGTCACCGATTTTGCCACCGAGTCCAGCTTCTATGAGGGCCAATGGGGCCTTGAGCGCGTGCCCAGCGACGATGGCATGGCGTGGTTCAAGACGCAGGGGCATGACGAGCATCATGTCGTCCGCCTGCGGCCGAGCGAAGAGAACCGTGTCGATGTGATCGCCCTGGCTGCCGACAGCCGCGCCGATGTCGATGCGCTGTGCGAAAGGGTGCGGGCCTCGGCGGCCAAGCTGGTGAGCGAGCCGCAGGATTTGACCACGCCCGGCGGCGGCTATGGCTTCCGCTTCTTCACGCCCGATGGCCTGCTGATAGAGGTCTCGTCCGATGTCGCGCGTGGCGAGGCGCGCGAGATCACGCGCTGGGAAGGCCTACCGGTCAAGATCAGCCACATCGTGCTGCATTCGCCGGATCATCAGGCCGCCGTGCGCTTCTTCTGCGATGTCCTGGGCTTCAAGGTTTCCGACTGGCTTGGCGACTTCATGTGCTTCCTGCGCTGCAACAGCGCGCATCACCGCATCGCGCTGCTGCCTGGGCCGCCCTGCCTCAATCACGTTGCTTATGACATGACCGATGTCGACGGCATGATGGCGGGCATCAGCCGCCTCAAGCAGAACAAGACCGATATTCGCTGGGGGCCGGGGCGCCATACGGCCGGCGACAATACCTTCTCCTACTTTGTCACGCCCTCGGGCTTCGCGGTTGAATATACGGCTGAACTGGAAGACGTGGACTTCGAAACGCATGAGCCCAAGGTCCATGTGCCCGCGCCGCGCGTGATGGATCAGTGGGGGATCGGCGTCGGCGGTCCGCAGACCATGCCCCATCCGGAGGCCAATCCCGGCCTGTTCGTGGCAGTGGAGGCCTGA